Proteins encoded within one genomic window of Humulus lupulus chromosome 1, drHumLupu1.1, whole genome shotgun sequence:
- the LOC133790861 gene encoding uncharacterized protein LOC133790861 isoform X2 — protein MADKSTPPIRLMNFISEDQLDETKKARGERVEDGTAQRDRPLFEILKENKDKKDAEFNERFKHRPPKALDDDETEFLDKLELSKREYEKQVACEEAQQLRNFQAAVAAQSMISQEFEETPPVPVVQVWVWLGLMEHPKECVLVNIRAVNTGRAFGARHEPGRHEHDTARKNMGLGQARHEKIWAWARHGTTRAKHGMARQARRHDTKA, from the exons ATGGCGGACAAATCGACGCCCCCGATTAGGCTTATGAATTTCATATCGGAGGACCAG TTGGATGAAACCAAGAAAGCTAGGGGCGAACGCGTTGAGGATGGCACTGCCCAGAGGGATAGACCCCTTTTCGAG attttaaaagaaaataaagacaaGAAAGATGCTGAATTCAACGAGCGATTTAAGCACA GGCCTCCTAAAGCTTTGGATGATGATGAGACTGAGTTTCTTGATAAATTAGAGCTG TCGAAGAGGGAATATGAAAAGCAAGTGGCCTGTGAGGAAGCCCAACAACTCCGTAATTTCCAG GCAGCAGTGGCAGCCCAATCTATGATCAGCCAAGAGTTTGAGGAAACACCTCCTGTTCCTGTAGTCCAG GTGTGGGTGTGGCTTGGCTTAATGGAGCATCCAAAGGAGTGTGTCCTAGTCAAtattagagctgtaaatacgggccgggcttttgGAGCAcggcacgagcccgggaggcacgagcacgacacggcacgaaaaaatatgggcttgggccaagcacggcacgaaaaaatatgggcttgggccaggcacggcacgacacgggCTAAGCACGGCatggcacgacaagcccgaaggcacgacacgaaagcataa
- the LOC133790844 gene encoding ABC transporter B family member 11-like: MAVENDQEASSSKTQIEEETALHSTKSDKNNNEEKEQESGKSKVPDEKIPFHKLFSFADSTDILLMIAGTLGAIGNGLGLPVMTILFGEMINSFGNNQTNTDVVKIVSKVCLKFVYLGVGTLVAAFFQVACWMVTGERQAARIRNLYLKTILRQDVAFFDKETNTGEVVGRMSGDTVLIQDAMGEKVGKFIQLVSTFIGGFVIAFFKGWLLTLVMMTSIPLMVAAGAVMAVIISKMASRGQTAYAKAANVVEQTIGSIRTVASFTGEKQAIINYNKFLVSAYKSGVYEGTAAGLGLGLVMFVIFGSYALAVWFGVKMIREKGYNGGDVLNVIVAVLTGSMSLGQASPCMSAFAAGQAAAFKMFETISRKPEIDSYDTKGKVLDDIRGDIELRDVYFSYPARPDEQIFNGFSLDIPSGTTTALVGQSGSGKSTVISLIERFYDPHAGEVLIDGVNLKEFQLKWIRQKIGLVSQEPVLFAASIRENIAYGKEDATTEDIKAATELANAAKFIDKLPQGLDTMVGEHGTQLSGGQKQRVAIARAILKDPRILLLDEATSALDAESERVVQEALDRIMVNRTTVVVAHRLSTVRNADSIAVIHRGKMVEKGSHNELVKDPEGAYSQLIRLQEVNKESEQVRDQNKTEITPESFRQSSQRGSMKRSLSRGSSIGNSSRHSFSVSFGLPTGIHDTTMTDTEAPVEASESTPSVPLSRLAALNKPEIPVILIGTIAAIINGVLLPLFGVLISSMIKVFYEKSHKQKKDSEFWALMFLLLGVISLLAIPARGYFFAVAGSKLIQRIRVLCFEKVVNMEVGWFDEPENSSGAVGARLSADASMVRALVGDALGQLVQNIASAVAGLLIAFLASWELALIILVLLPLIGVNGYIQAKFMKGFSADAKVMYEEASQVANDAVGSIRTVASFCAEEKVMDLYKKKCEGPMMTGIRQGVISGLGFGVSFFLLFCVYATSFYAGARLVESKKITFSDVFKVFFALTMAAVGISQSSSFAPDSSKAKVAAASIFSIIDRKSQIDPSDESGETIDDVKGEIHLRHVSFKYPLRPDIQIFKDLSLTIHSGKTVALVGESGSGKSTVIALLQRFYDPDSGHITLDGVELQRLKLKWLRQQMGLVSQEPVLFNDTIRANIAYGKEGEASEAEILAASELANAHKFISSLHQGYDTVVGERGVQLSGGQKQRVAIARAIAKSPKILLLDEATSALDAESEKVVQDALDRVMVNRTTVVVAHRLSTIKNADVIAVVKNGVIVEKGKHDTLISIHDGVYASLVALHMSAKTV; this comes from the exons ATGGCAGTAGAGAATGACCAAGAGGCCAGCTCGTCCAAAACCCAGATAGAAGAAGAGACAGCTCTGCACTCTACCAAGAGTGATAAGAATAATAATGAAGAAAAGGAACAGGAGTCAGGGAAGAGTAAAGTACCAGATGAGAAAATTCCTTTTCACAAGCTCTTCTCCTTTGCAGATAGCACTGATATCTTATTGATGATTGCCGGCACTTTGGGTGCCATTGGTAACGGATTAGGTCTGCCAGTTATGACCATACTATTCGGAGAGATGATCAACTCCTTTGGGAACAACCAAACCAACACAGATGTTGTTAAAATTGTTTCTAAG GTCTGTCTAAAATTTGTGTACTTGGGTGTGGGGACTCTTGTGGCTGCATTTTTCC AGGTGGCTTGCTGGATGGTCACAGGAGAAAGACAAGCTGCAAGAATTAGAAATTTATATTTGAAAACCATACTTAGACAAGATGTTGCTTTCTTTGATAAAGAAACTAACACAGGAGAGGTCGTGGGAAGAATGTCAGGTGACACTGTTCTCATACAAGACGCCATGGGAGAGAAG GTTGGAAAATTTATTCAACTGGTATCCACATTCATTGGTGGCTTCGTAATAGCTTTCTTCAAAGGCTGGCTTCTCACCCTTGTTATGATGACCTCTATTCCTCTTATGGTTGCAGCCGGTGCAGTTATGGCTGTAATCATAAGCAAGATGGCGTCTCGAGGACAAACTGCCTATGCAAAAGCAGCAAATGTAGTTGAACAGACCATTGGTTCTATCAGAACT GTTGCATCATTCACTGGGGAGAAACAAGCAATAATAAACTACAACAAGTTTCTCGTTAGCGCTTACAAATCTGGTGTCTATGAAGGCACAGCCGCTGGACTTGGTCTTGGTCTGGTTATGTTTGTCATCTTTGGCAGCTATGCTCTAGCAGTATGGTTTGGAGTAAAGATGATAAGGGAAAAAGGATACAACGGTGGTGATGTTTTGAATGTCatcgttgctgttttgactgGATCTAT GTCCCTGGGGCAGGCATCTCCTTGCATGAGTGCATTTGCAGCTGGTCAAGCTGCAGCATTTAAGATGTTTGAGACCATTAGTAGGAAGCCAGAAATTGATTCATATGACACTAAAGGGAAGGTTTTGGATGATATTCGTGGAGATATAGAGTTGAGAGATGTTTACTTTAGCTATCCAGCTAGACCAGATGAACAAATCTTCAATGGATTCTCACTTGACATTCCCAGTGGCACCACAACAGCTTTGGTCggccaaagtggaagtgggaagtcTACTGTGATAAGTCTCATTGAGAGATTCTATGATCCTCATGCTGGTGAAGTTTTGATTGATGGCGTCAACTTGAAGGAGTTTCAGCTTAAATGGATTCGTCAGAAGATTGGTCTTGTCAGTCAGGAACCTGTTTTATTTGCTGCTAGCATCAGGGAGAATATTGCCTATGGAAAGGAAGATGCAACTACTGAAGACATAAAAGCTGCAACTGAACTTGCAAATGCTGCTAAGTTCATTGATAAGTTGCCTCAG GGACTTGATACCATGGTTGGTGAACATGGGACTCAACTCTCCGGTGGTCAAAAACAAAGGGTTGCTATAGCAAGGGCAATTCTGAAAGACCCTCGAATTCTACTTTTAGATGAAGCAACAAGTGCACTTGATGCAGAATCTGAAAGGGTAGTGCAAGAAGCATTGGACAGAATCATGGTTAACCGAACCACTGTGGTGGTTGCTCATCGTTTGAGCACTGTGAGGAATGCTGATTCGATTGCTGTCATTCATAGAGGAAAGATGGTTGAGAAAG GCTCACACAATGAGTTAGTCAAAGATCCTGAAGGAGCTTACAGTCAACTTATACGCTTACAAGAAGTGAACAAGGAATCAGAACAAGTACGTGATCAAAACAAAACTGAAATTACTCCAGAATCTTTCAGACAGTCAAGTCAAAGAGGGTCAATGAAGCGATCTCTAAGTCGAGGATCATCAATAGGAAATAGCAGTCGCCATTCATTTTCAGTCTCATTTGGTTTACCTACTGGCATCCATGACACTACAATGACAGATACAGAGGCCCCTGTAGAAGCATCAGAATCCACTCCAAGTGTCCCACTCAGCCGCCTTGCTGCTCTTAACAAGCCAGAGATACCTGTTATTCTCATAGGAACTATAGCCGCCATCATTAATGGTGTTTTGCTTCCACTTTTTGGGGTGCTTATTTCTAGTATGATAAAGGTATTCTATGAAAAATCTCACAAGCAAAAGAAGGATTCCGAGTTTTGGGCATTGATGTTTTTGCTTCTTGGTGTTATATCGTTACTCGCAATTCCAGCACGTGGTTACTTCTTTGCTGTAGCTGGAAGCAAGTTAATTCAACGCATAAGAGTTCTGTGTTTTGAGAAAGTGGTTAACATGGAAGTAGGATGGTTCGATGAGCCAGAGAACTCGAGTGGTGCAGTTGGGGCTAGGCTGTCTGCTGATGCATCGATGGTGCGTGCCTTAGTTGGGGATGCACTCGGGCAGCTGGTTCAGAACATTGCATCTGCTGTTGCTGGTTTGCTAATTGCTTTTCTGGCAAGTTGGGAGTTGGCACTTATCATTCTAGTCTTGCTTCCTTTGATAGGAGTTAATGGATACATTCAAGCAAAGTTCATGAAAGGATTCAGTGCAGATGCAAAG GTGATGTATGAGGAAGCAAGTCAAGTAGCTAATGATGCAGTGGGGAGCATAAGAACTGTTGCTTCTTTCTGTGCTGAAGAGAAAGTGATGGATTTGTACAAAAAGAAATGTGAGGGCCCTATGATGACAGGGATACGGCAAGGTGTGATCAGTGGTTTAGGATTTGGGGTGTCATTCTTTCTACTATTTTGTGTCTATGCAACGAGTTTCTACGCTGGAGCCAGACTTGTTGAGtctaaaaaaattacattttcagACGTTTTCAAG GTTTTCTTTGCTTTGACAATGGCTGCAGTGGGAATTTCTCAATCAAGCTCCTTTGCTCCTGATTCAAGTAAAGCTAAGGTTGCTGCAGCTTCTATATTCTCCATAATAGACCGCAAGTCACAGATAGACCCGAGTGATGAGTCTGGGGAGACCATAGATGATGTGAAGGGAGAAATTCATCTGCGCCATGTGAGCTTTAAGTATCCATTAAGGCCAGATATTCAAATCTTCAAAGACCTCAGTTTAACTATTCATTCTGGCAAG ACGGTTGCCTTGGTTGGAGAAAGCGGGAGTGGGAAATCGACAGTTATAGCTTTGTTGCAGAGGTTTTATGATCCTGACTCAGGACACATAACATTGGATGGAGTTGAACTTCAGAGATTGAAATTGAAATGGTTGAGGCAGCAGATGGGATTAGTGAGCCAAGAGCCTGTTCTGTTCAATGACACCATTCGCGCTAACATAGCTTATGGGAAGGAAGGCGAAGCCAGTGAAGCTGAGATTTTAGCAGCCTCAGAATTGGCCAATGCCCACAAGTTCATTAGTAGCTTACATCAG GGTTATGATACGGTTGTTGGAGAAAGAGGAGTGCAACTGTCTGGAGGACAAAAACAAAGGGTAGCCATAGCAAGAGCAATAGCAAAGAGTCCAAAGATATTGCTATTGGACGAGGCAACAAGTGCGCTTGATGCAGAGTCAGAAAAGGTGGTGCAAGACGCACTTGATAGAGTGATGGTGAACAGGACAACAGTGGTGGTGGCTCATAGGCTGTCCACCATCAAGAACGCCGACGTGATTGCCGTCGTTAAGAATGGAGTGATTGTGGAGAAAGGGAAGCATGACACTCTCATTAGCATCCACGACGGTGTTTATGCTTCCTTAGTTGCACTTCACATGAGCGCTAAGACTGTTTAA
- the LOC133790861 gene encoding uncharacterized protein LOC133790861 isoform X1, which yields MADKSTPPIRLMNFISEDQLDETKKARGERVEDGTAQRDRPLFEILKENKDKKDAEFNERFKHRPPKALDDDETEFLDKLELSKREYEKQVACEEAQQLRNFQAAVAAQSMISQEFEETPPVPVVQEQKVVRKKNPHPQPLGVTIKVKPQAKKAKLDQEGVIEPPSNSTNVYNDDTERESQPANLPYRDTDKTNAVVKTALVSYSDESEEDD from the exons ATGGCGGACAAATCGACGCCCCCGATTAGGCTTATGAATTTCATATCGGAGGACCAG TTGGATGAAACCAAGAAAGCTAGGGGCGAACGCGTTGAGGATGGCACTGCCCAGAGGGATAGACCCCTTTTCGAG attttaaaagaaaataaagacaaGAAAGATGCTGAATTCAACGAGCGATTTAAGCACA GGCCTCCTAAAGCTTTGGATGATGATGAGACTGAGTTTCTTGATAAATTAGAGCTG TCGAAGAGGGAATATGAAAAGCAAGTGGCCTGTGAGGAAGCCCAACAACTCCGTAATTTCCAG GCAGCAGTGGCAGCCCAATCTATGATCAGCCAAGAGTTTGAGGAAACACCTCCTGTTCCTGTAGTCCAG GAGCAGAAGGTAGTGAGGAAGAAAAATCCTCATCCACAGCCATTAGGCGTGACAATAAAAGTGAAGCCTCAAGCAAAAAAAGCTAAGTTGGATCAAGAAGGTGTTATAGAGCCGCCCTCAAACTCAACAAATGTTTATAATGATGATACAGAAAGAGAATCTCAGCCAGCAAACTTGCCTTATCGTGATACTGATAAAACTAATGCTGTTGTGAAGACTGCTTTAGTTTCATATAgtgatgaaagtgaagaagatgatTAG